From the Nitrospirota bacterium genome, the window TGTTGAATTCCGCGAAGCTGACATCAGTAAAACAGAGAGTCCCGAGGATGCTCTTTTCTCAATAGTCGATAATCGAACACGTCTGATTACAATCAGCTCCGTACAGTTTTCAACAGGCCTCAGGATGGATATTGCACGCATCGGCGAGTTTTGCAAAAGCAAAGGCATCTTATTTTGTGTTGATGCGATCCAAGGTCTCGGAGCCTTGCGGTTTGAAGTTGAAAATATTGGCGCGGACTTTGTTATGGCAGATGGGCACAAGTGGATGCTCGGCCCTGAAGGGCTTGGACTTTTTTACTGCCGTCCTGAAGCAATGGACCGTTTGAATCTTACTCAATACGGCTGGCACATGGTTGAGGCCGCAGGGGATTTTGACCGCAGGGGTTGGAGCATCGCAAAGACAGCCCGCCGCTTTGAATGCGGAAGCCCCAACACCGTTGGCATTCACGCACTCAGCGCGAGCCTTTCACTTTTGTTGGAAACAGGAATGGAGCAGGTGGAAAGAGATGTGCTGAAAAGAAGCGAATATCTTTTTGACAAGATTACGTCAAACCCTGAACTCGAATTGCTCACCTCAACAGCTTCAGGCCGCTATGCCGGCATCGTCACTTTCAGAAGACGCAATGTTGATCCGGCAGCGCTTTACCGTCATTTGAGTCAGAACAATATAGTATGCGCCTTGCGCGGAGGAGGTATTCGCCTGTCGCCTCACTTCTACACCCCGTATGATCATCTCGACCGCGCGATAGATCTTGCCAATGATATTTCATAAAACATAACCGGGTCTCTATGCGTCCTAAACATAAACAAATTTTTTCCGGCGGCATCCTGGCGACAATCGGATATTTGCTGTCGCCGCTCTCGTGGTGGAATGATTTGTATTTGAATATCCCGCTCGCATACGTCTGTGCCTGGCTGGCAAGCTTATTATATAAGCCTGCATTTCTTCCCGTATTTATTGTCTCTTACTGGATAACAAACATAACCGGCTTTGTACTGATGCATAAGGGAATAGAAAAAATTGCGGGAAAAGAAGTCAAAAAATCATTTTCAAAAAAAGTCCTTTTAAAGGATCTCGCGCTTTCATTGGCGTATACTGTCTTGATAATCATCCTGATTAAATTACATATAATCAGACCCATCGAGCAGTACTTCACCAGCCCTGCTTTGTAACCATTCCAAACCCCTCTCAATACCTGTTACAATATTCGGATGTCCAGACACGAACTCATAATTGAAGGGGCCAGGCAGAATAACCTGCAGAATATAAGCCTCCGCCTGCCGCACAATACCTTCATCACAATAACAGGCGTTTCCGGCTCAGGCAAGTCTTCTCTTGCGTTTGATACGATCTTTGCCGAAGGCCAGTGGAGGTTTATAGAATCCCTTTCAACCTATGCCCGGCTATTTCTTGAGAAGCTCGACCGTCCGGACGTTGATTCTATACGTAATATCAGGCCGGCGATCGCGCTTGAGCAGCGCAATACCGTAAAGACCTCACGCTCCACTGTCGGCACAACTACGGAGATATATGATTACCTCCGCCTGCTCTATGCAAAAATAGCTGAGCCTCACTGCCCGAAATGCGGCAGGAAATTAAAGTCGTGGAACCCCTCCCTTGTGGCAAAGGAACTTATCGAAAAATATCCTGATAGAAAGGCGATGATCATCTTTGACTCGGATGATACCGCGGAAGAATTACAGAAGAAGGGTTTTCACCGTCTTCGTGAAAAGGCCCCGTCCGGTCATGAAGTAATTCTTGACAGACTTGTTATAAAAGACGAACCGCGTTTGTCAGATTCAATTGAGACCGCGTGGGAGCACGGAAATAAAAGTGTGAAGGTTGAGCTTGTCAGCGATAGGGAAGAAAAGAACGAAATCCTTCATTTTATTTCCGAGCTGAAATGTCTTGACTGTAATATTGAGATCATGAAGCCTCAGCCCCTGCTATTTTCCTTCAACCATCCGCTTGGCGCGTGTCCGAAGTGCAAAGGCTTCGGCAACATACTTGAATACTCCGAGGACTGCCTCATTCCAGACAAAGACCTCACACTTGAGAAGGGGGCCATCGAACCCTGGAGCAAGCCTTCAAACAGATGGTGGTACAGGCAGTTTGCAAAGGCCGCCAAGGCGCGCGGCATAAATCTCAAGGTCCCTTACAAGGAGCTTTCCGATGAGGTGAAGGCGCTGATATTCAGCGGAGCAAGTGACTTTCACGGGATGAACGATTTCTTTGAATATCTTGAGAGCAGGCGGTACAAACTTCATGTCCGAGTTTTTTTAAGCAGGTACCGGAAGGCGGTCACCTGCGATCATTGCCTTGGCAGCAGGCTCCGTCCGGAGGCGCTCGCATTCACTGTCGGTGGATTGAATATAGCCCGGATGACAAACATGCCCATCGCGCAAATGAACAATTATTTTTCAACCCTCGGCCTCACTGAATATGAGCGAGAGATTTCATCTGAGATACTCAGACAGATTGATCTCAAGCTGAGTTTTTTAATGCGCGTCGGGATCGGTTATCTCACGTTAAACAGGGAAGCGAAGACCCTCTCAGGCGGCGAGTCGCAGAGGATAAATCTTGCAAATCAATTAGCGTCAAAATTGACCGGCACCCTCTACGTCCTTGATGAGCCAACCGTCGGCCTTCATCCAAGGGACGTTGGCAGGATTGCGGAAATTCTGAAAGAGCTTGCCGCTGCGGGAAATACTGTCATCACAGTGGAGCATGACAAGGCAATTATTAATTCTTCAGACTGGATCGTTGAGATCGGGCCCGGCGGAGGAAACAGGGGAGGCAAGGTGCTCTTTTCAGGACCAAGAGAAGATTTTCTCAAGACAGATACTCTCACCGCAAATTATCTGAAAAACATAGAACGGATCCCTGTTCCAAAGATCCGAAAAAAAGGCAGCGGCAAAAAACTCTTGATCAAGGGAGCAAGCGGAAACAATCTGAAGCACATAGACATCAATATCCCTCTTCAAACCCTGACCTGTGTAACAGGCGTATCAGGCTCAGGCAAGAGCACCATTGTTGAGGACACGATTTACAAGGCGCTTGCGAGGCATTTCAAGATCGAGTTTGAAACCCCTGACCCTTTTGAATCCGTCAAAGGACTTGAGTATCTGAAAGGGGTCAAGATCATTGATCAGCACCCGATCGGCAAAAGCCCGCGCTCAAATCCTATCACATACATAAAGGCGTTTGACCACATAAGAAAGGTTTTTTCAGAACAGCATGAAGCGAAAATGATCGGGCTTACCCCCGGGCACTTTTCATTCAATACAGAAGGAGGGCGCTGCGAGGCTTGCAGCGGCGCGGGTTATCAAAAGCTTGAGATGTATTTTTTCGAGGACCTGTTTGTAAAATGCGAAGAGTGCGGCGGCAGGCGATACAAACCTGAAGTTCTCACTGTAAACTATAACGGGAAAAATATTCATGAAGTCTTAGCCCTTACTGTTGACGAGGCAATTGAGTTTTTCAAATCCATTCCTTCCCTTGCGGACAAATTAAAACTCATGTCCTCAGTCGGACTCGGCTATCTGAGGCTGGGACAACCTGCAACAACACTTTCGGGCGGAGAGGCCCAGCGGCTGAAGATCTGCGCGGAATTAGGCGTCCTCAACAGGAAAGACTATCTCTACATACTTGACGAACCCACAGTCGGCCTTCATTCCGATGACATAAAAAAACTCCTGAAGGTCCTCAATCACCTTGTGGACGCAGGCAACACCGTGCTTCTGGTCGAGCACAATTTAGATGTAATAAAATGCGCCGACTGGGTCATTGACGTAGGACCCGAAGGCGGTGACGAGGGCGGCTACGTTGTAGCTGAGGGGACGCCTGAGAAAATCATAATGAACACAACATCCCATACCGGACTGTTCCTGAAAGAATATTTGTAAGCCTGAAAACCTGTTCCAGAATTTCTATAATCGACAACAAAACAGTAGCTGGTAGTTAGTAGACAGTAGATATGGGACCCCAACTACTTACTGCTATCTACTGACTACCTTTTCAAGGTGTCGTATAGAAATTCTTCCACAGTCTTTCATTTCGTAACCGCAGAACGGATTCGGAAATGCAGGCTATCTTGACTACCTCTGAATTAATGATATTATTTTCACAGGAGGTGTGAAAATGAAAACAAGGTTTATGTTCTTAATCAGTCTTCTGTTAATAGCGGCGAGCATAACATATGCGGCTCAAAAGGCTGTGCAGCCTGCCCCGAACGGAATTACGATGCCTGAGGGTTACAAAGACTGGCGGATCATTGCCCCGTCTCACCGCAGTGATAACAACACTATCAGGGTTGTCCTTGGAAATAATACAGCGATACAGGCGGCAAGGGAAGGAAAGACCAATCCCTGGCCGGATGGAACGGTCTTTGCAAAACTTGTATGGAAAAATAAGACCCACGAGAACTGGCCCACCGCG encodes:
- a CDS encoding aminotransferase class V-fold PLP-dependent enzyme gives rise to the protein MKEEGRDYFHNEFNLREGLIYLNHAAVSPWPVRTAKAVQQFAEENMVQGSLNYLKWIEVDNGLRAQARELLNARSKDSIALVKNTSEALSFVAYGLDWKGGDNIVSADQEFPSNRIVWESLRQRGVEFREADISKTESPEDALFSIVDNRTRLITISSVQFSTGLRMDIARIGEFCKSKGILFCVDAIQGLGALRFEVENIGADFVMADGHKWMLGPEGLGLFYCRPEAMDRLNLTQYGWHMVEAAGDFDRRGWSIAKTARRFECGSPNTVGIHALSASLSLLLETGMEQVERDVLKRSEYLFDKITSNPELELLTSTASGRYAGIVTFRRRNVDPAALYRHLSQNNIVCALRGGGIRLSPHFYTPYDHLDRAIDLANDIS
- the uvrA gene encoding excinuclease ABC subunit UvrA, with translation MSRHELIIEGARQNNLQNISLRLPHNTFITITGVSGSGKSSLAFDTIFAEGQWRFIESLSTYARLFLEKLDRPDVDSIRNIRPAIALEQRNTVKTSRSTVGTTTEIYDYLRLLYAKIAEPHCPKCGRKLKSWNPSLVAKELIEKYPDRKAMIIFDSDDTAEELQKKGFHRLREKAPSGHEVILDRLVIKDEPRLSDSIETAWEHGNKSVKVELVSDREEKNEILHFISELKCLDCNIEIMKPQPLLFSFNHPLGACPKCKGFGNILEYSEDCLIPDKDLTLEKGAIEPWSKPSNRWWYRQFAKAAKARGINLKVPYKELSDEVKALIFSGASDFHGMNDFFEYLESRRYKLHVRVFLSRYRKAVTCDHCLGSRLRPEALAFTVGGLNIARMTNMPIAQMNNYFSTLGLTEYEREISSEILRQIDLKLSFLMRVGIGYLTLNREAKTLSGGESQRINLANQLASKLTGTLYVLDEPTVGLHPRDVGRIAEILKELAAAGNTVITVEHDKAIINSSDWIVEIGPGGGNRGGKVLFSGPREDFLKTDTLTANYLKNIERIPVPKIRKKGSGKKLLIKGASGNNLKHIDINIPLQTLTCVTGVSGSGKSTIVEDTIYKALARHFKIEFETPDPFESVKGLEYLKGVKIIDQHPIGKSPRSNPITYIKAFDHIRKVFSEQHEAKMIGLTPGHFSFNTEGGRCEACSGAGYQKLEMYFFEDLFVKCEECGGRRYKPEVLTVNYNGKNIHEVLALTVDEAIEFFKSIPSLADKLKLMSSVGLGYLRLGQPATTLSGGEAQRLKICAELGVLNRKDYLYILDEPTVGLHSDDIKKLLKVLNHLVDAGNTVLLVEHNLDVIKCADWVIDVGPEGGDEGGYVVAEGTPEKIIMNTTSHTGLFLKEYL
- a CDS encoding cytochrome P460 family protein; the protein is MKTRFMFLISLLLIAASITYAAQKAVQPAPNGITMPEGYKDWRIIAPSHRSDNNTIRVVLGNNTAIQAAREGKTNPWPDGTVFAKLVWKNKTHENWPTATIPGEFVHAEFMIKDSKKYPATGGWGFARWLGMEQKPYGKDANFVQECFGCHTPVKDNDYVFTHPAVMP